Proteins encoded by one window of Arenicella chitinivorans:
- a CDS encoding sigma-54 interaction domain-containing protein — MLSFIGPVVVAVPNLPFDVTQLHHNLQQLGVEVRLIPYSKYDEMDLAPLIVCIHDGERHADLLHTLNEREVTYMLWQASAPQRGHLISFASHIAPQKTSLSLDDCVSALIQSHIRRESVQFSTSHNLWLNSIIGNSMAFNGTMKLAMKIAKIDCDVLIQGETGTGKELIARLIHYESERRDHPFVPINCGAFSDELLLSELFGHTKGAYTGAVSNRVGLIEQAENGTLFLDEIDSLSSKAQVALLRYLQDREIRPQGGNTLKKTNIRVVAASNKSLQDLVERNQFRDDLLFRLDVLHIDLPPLRERDSDIHLLSQFFMRKAAKEYNLQAKVFSPNMIRAMSAYQWPGNIRQLQNIVTRLCLLSEQFVIRLSPASTLAGVDWSAYLVKETHLSVPLGMQQEKRQVVEAFESSYLKRVLALSAGNVSRAAKIARKERRSFMRLMQKYQLDRRDFEAGHNAER, encoded by the coding sequence GTGCTGAGTTTTATAGGACCTGTTGTCGTGGCTGTCCCAAACCTGCCATTCGACGTCACTCAGTTGCATCACAACCTGCAACAATTAGGCGTTGAAGTACGTTTAATTCCGTATTCGAAATACGATGAGATGGATCTAGCGCCACTCATTGTGTGTATTCACGACGGTGAGCGCCACGCGGACCTTCTTCACACATTGAATGAGCGTGAAGTAACTTACATGCTGTGGCAAGCTAGCGCGCCACAGCGAGGACACCTGATTTCTTTTGCTTCACACATCGCTCCACAGAAAACTTCGTTGTCGCTCGATGACTGTGTGTCAGCGCTTATCCAATCCCATATCCGGCGCGAGTCAGTGCAATTCTCTACGTCGCATAATCTGTGGTTGAACAGCATTATTGGCAACTCAATGGCTTTCAATGGCACTATGAAACTGGCAATGAAGATCGCCAAAATTGACTGCGACGTGCTCATTCAAGGCGAAACCGGAACCGGTAAAGAGCTGATTGCCAGGCTTATTCATTATGAAAGTGAACGGCGTGATCATCCCTTTGTGCCGATAAATTGCGGCGCATTTAGCGACGAACTATTGTTGAGTGAACTGTTCGGACACACTAAAGGTGCCTATACCGGCGCGGTTTCAAATCGGGTTGGTCTGATCGAGCAGGCGGAGAATGGCACATTATTCTTGGACGAGATCGATAGCTTATCGAGTAAAGCCCAGGTTGCACTTCTTCGATATTTACAGGACCGAGAAATTCGGCCACAAGGCGGTAACACACTTAAGAAAACCAACATTCGAGTGGTAGCGGCGAGCAATAAGTCGCTTCAAGATTTGGTTGAGCGTAACCAATTCAGAGACGACTTGTTGTTTCGGTTGGATGTCTTGCATATTGATTTGCCGCCGCTGCGTGAACGAGACAGCGACATTCATCTCTTATCACAGTTTTTTATGCGCAAAGCCGCAAAAGAGTATAATTTGCAAGCAAAGGTGTTCTCACCAAATATGATCCGAGCTATGTCTGCCTACCAGTGGCCGGGTAATATTCGCCAACTGCAGAATATTGTGACTCGTCTATGTTTGCTATCAGAGCAATTCGTTATACGCCTGTCGCCAGCTAGTACCCTGGCTGGCGTCGACTGGTCAGCCTATCTGGTGAAAGAAACGCACTTATCTGTACCGCTCGGTATGCAACAGGAAAAGCGCCAAGTCGTCGAAGCGTTTGAGTCCTCCTACTTAAAGCGTGTGCTTGCCTTGAGTGCAGGCAATGTCTCGAGAGCCGCGAAAATAGCCCGAAAAGAACGACGATCGTTCATGCGTCTGATGCAGAAGTATCAGCTGGATCGTCGAGATTTCGAGGCTGGTCATAATGCTGAGCGTTAA
- a CDS encoding DUF1428 domain-containing protein, with amino-acid sequence MNYIDGFVAAVPVKNKDAYLAHAKKAADVFMEHGALNLVETWGDDVPDGKVTSFPMAVQCKEDEAVVFSWITWPSKEARDLGMQKVMQDERMTNQSNPMPFDGKRLIYGGFQVVLVV; translated from the coding sequence ATGAACTACATAGATGGGTTCGTGGCCGCTGTGCCCGTGAAAAACAAAGATGCGTATTTGGCGCACGCCAAGAAAGCCGCCGATGTCTTTATGGAACACGGTGCATTAAACCTGGTCGAAACCTGGGGCGATGACGTTCCCGACGGTAAGGTCACGTCTTTTCCCATGGCGGTCCAATGCAAAGAAGACGAAGCGGTGGTGTTCTCTTGGATTACCTGGCCGTCCAAAGAAGCGCGTGACCTCGGTATGCAAAAGGTGATGCAGGACGAGCGCATGACCAACCAGAGTAACCCCATGCCATTTGATGGAAAACGACTTATCTATGGTGGTTTTCAGGT